In Dermacentor variabilis isolate Ectoservices chromosome 1, ASM5094787v1, whole genome shotgun sequence, the genomic stretch tgggTAACACCCCTGTCACACGAGCACTTTAAaggcatttgaagaaaaagacaTCTCACACAAAGGAGTTGCATCCGCAGACACACGCCAAAGTTTAATCTCTTTTTCAGAAGCGGTCTTTTCCGAAACCGGAGATCACCGATCTCTTTTACGGCTGGAAAGGCGTAGCCTCCAACGCAGTGGGCACCAGTAATTAtcatgcaataaagaaacgaagcaaaAGTGCATTTTTATTTCAAGTGTACACATCACAAAAAAGGGTTTTGTCTTTCGTTGAACCTTAAGTAGGCGCAGTTTTGCACTTTTTGCACGGCACTCTCGTAAGCAGTTcgaaaatatcacgtgacgctAACAGACGATGCAAATTCGCGCCATTTTCTGCGACCATGGCTACGGCGAGCGGTACCGACGAACAGCCTCCGGCACGCCAAAGAAAACCGCGGGTACAGTGGTCGGAGAGAGACACCTGGGCGTTAATCAAGTTATGGGAAGACAACCTGCCCTCGCTGCGTGCGCAGAAGCACAACGGAGGCGTTTACGATGGCATTGCACAAGCATTGACGAGCATGGGTGTACCTCGCACAAAGGCGCAAGTGCACAGCAAGATAGAGAACCTGGGACAGACCTACAGGTAAGACAAAGCACAGCAGTAAGCTGTGAGCGCTAAATTTACCTTGAAGCGGCTTCAGGCTGTGGTCGCAAGCTGCAAGCTCTCGTTTGTGGTGTCGCGACCTCAGCATCGAACGTTGTTTCCGTAGTAGGCAGCGACGGAACCCTAATCTAGCGGACGGAGCCGTAGTAACGAAGGTTTTAAGGCAGAGACCCTTCATTTCAGCTAGCGTCGAATTTTGCAGGGCTGAACTGCGCCCTGCACACACGAAAGTCGACGACGCGCTAAAGGCTGTTTCTGCAATTCCTTTACAGTGCGAGTCGGTCTGAGTAAACGCAAATTCGCCTTCACATGCGGCGAAGAATGACAACCCGCGCAGGTCGTCAATAGCATGATTTCGTTCGTCACAAGATAACGGGAACCTTAACTTATGGACAGGCGCATTTCACATTATATTGTACGCCTTCTCACGGCAACATATAATACGAAGCAGGAAGTCGTCTGCATGTTTTCATTTCTGCAGATGTGACTACGGTTTGCATTTTTCTCGGACCATGCGCAAGCGTTGTTCTCAGACAAGAAAACATGAGAAACTTTAAATTTTTTCGAGTAAAAAGGGTTACCTTCGCTTCTCAGGCTTTCTGTACCATCAAGTCGCGTTTGTATCTATCGGCAAACGTTTTGCTCTGTGTATATCTTTACATTTTGAGTATATAAAATTTTAGTTCTTTCGTTTTCTTATCCAGGAGCTGCCTGAAACACATGACAACAGGGTCATCACCGCCGAGCTGGCCATTCTTCTCCGAAGTCCATAGGTTTCTAGGATCCCTGCCTGTTCACGATACATCTTTAATGGAAGAGGCTGGGTGCAGCGAGAGCACAACAAGCAGCACTGCCTCCGTCGAAGAAGTAAGAAATGCATAGTGGAGACTATATATGCTTTATTACAGTCAACTAAATTTCAAGACATAATGTAGCATCAGCTGTGCTGCCAAGCCCATAATCTGCACAACCCTGCAGTGTAGCGGACTGCTCTTGTTAATACTGTGGTTCATTTCTGCTTGTGCTCACGCGCTGTTCATTTTGCAAGCTTGGCAGTGCGCTGTttggagaataaaaaaaatgcagactcTAAAATAAAAAAACGTGAATACATACACGCAAGGAGAGGCAGCTCTCTTGCAAGTAAAAACCCTGAACTAATTGTTTACCGCTTCACACATCAACTAATGTGGTCAATGTATTTCGGATCCCTTCTTCAAACGCAGCTGATCTTCGACATGCTTGATTCCGGCTCTGCTTCTTGTGAAGACGTCGCCGAAGATTGTTCACCTTCCGAGTCGCCAGTACAACAGGTTGAATCCAGGAACCTCGCAAGTGGCAGTTCCGAATGTGCCCGCAGGAAGAGAAGGCAACCGGCTGGCGACTTTCAAGAAAGGATGCTTGAGGAGCAGCGACGGCAGAGAGAGCAGTTTGCTGATGCGCACAAAATGGAAATGGATCTCCGTAAAGAGGGGCTCAAGTTGCAAGAGAAACTTGTAGATGCAATGTTGAAGTTTTTTAGTAAAAACTGACATGGTGTTCCACAATTGTTGCTGATTCTTGGGACTCTTGCGTTCAGTTCCTTCGCTTGTAATATTCCACAAGTGCTGTCCTGATGGCGGATGCATTTCCAATTTCAGCTTCTGTTCTGCGTGATGGCTGTGGAAATGTAGCATTGGACTGCTGCACCTCACTTAACCACTGTGGGTGGACACTGTCGTTGAAGTGCTCGCAAATGTTATTGAGCACGCAGCATGCTCGTATAGCCAAACGGGCATTGCCAACAGAACACTCCATTCTTTTCGCAATGAAACGGAACCGGGCCTTTAGCCTTCCGAATGCGTTTTCAACTATCCTCCTTGCTCCAGATAAATGACAGTTGAAATTCCTTTCAGCTTCACTGATGACAGTTCGGTGTCCAAATGGCTTCATGAGGTTTGGGGTTAGTGGAAATGCTTGATCGCATAATATTATCGGTGGGACTGCTGTGGTACCCACTGCGGCAACAGGTGCTTTGAAAAGGGGACTGTTGACAATCTTCGACAGCCGTGAAACACCAAACAC encodes the following:
- the LOC142586113 gene encoding uncharacterized protein LOC142586113 is translated as MATASGTDEQPPARQRKPRVQWSERDTWALIKLWEDNLPSLRAQKHNGGVYDGIAQALTSMGVPRTKAQVHSKIENLGQTYRSCLKHMTTGSSPPSWPFFSEVHRFLGSLPVHDTSLMEEAGCSESTTSSTASVEELIFDMLDSGSASCEDVAEDCSPSESPVQQVESRNLASGSSECARRKRRQPAGDFQERMLEEQRRQREQFADAHKMEMDLRKEGLKLQEKLVDAMLKFFSKN